The following are encoded in a window of Oncorhynchus kisutch isolate 150728-3 unplaced genomic scaffold, Okis_V2 scaffold3966, whole genome shotgun sequence genomic DNA:
- the LOC109885202 gene encoding NLR family CARD domain-containing protein 3-like, which yields MRLTGEREEGGPASKMSLSGEREKGGPASKRNVSGEHGTKSKRPIKQERPASPVPSCVSMKSDRSMDALIYFREGNYSTEQRNQQERSESEMLSCQSSQSHETNLASIFSLLEEKMMTFVKNELRLFKRNLCPELPEGFESQKQDKEVVDAEDEKQESSAREGALKITLHILRKMNQKELADTLEKNELAVICQRELKSNLKKKFQCVFEGIAKQGNPTLLNKIYTELYITEGGTGEVNNEHELRQIETTTRKQARPETAIKCNDIFTPLTGQDKPIRTVLTKGVAGIGKTVSVQKFILDWAEGKANQDVQFVFSFPFRELNLMKEDKHTLIELLNHFSMETKVSRISNYNKYKVLFIFDGLDECRLPLDFQKNKICWDVTESTSVDVLLTNLIKGNLLPSALLWITTRPAAANKIPSGCVDQVTEVRGFNDPQKEEYFRKRFSDEDLASRIISHIKTSRSLHIMCHIPVFCWISATVLEDMLKHKREEMPKTLTEMYTHLVVFHTKQKNEKYLGKEETGPHWNKESILSLGKLAFQQLVKGNLIFYEEDLKEAGIDVNEASVYSGLCTQLFKEECVLYQDKVYCFVHLSIQEFLASVYVNLSVRKRHKPKCTVFKSAVDKALQSMTGNLDLFLRFLLGLSLESNQKHLRGLLTKTRSSSQSHEETVKYIKKKIRENPSPERSINLFHCLNELNDHSLVEEIQSYLRSGSLSEPNLSPAQWSALVFVLLTSEKELDVFDLKKYSRSEEGLLKLLPVVKASRAALLSDCGVTEEGCASLVSALKSNPSHLRELDLSNNDLKDSGVKLLSDGLGNPHCKLETLRLSGCLITEEGCASLVSALRSNPSHLRELDLSYNHPGDSGVRLLSAGLEDPHCRLEKLNVEHGGENRMKPGLRKYVCDLTLDLNTVNRRLSLSEENRKVTCRTEEQPYPDHPERFDGCGQVLCREGLTGRCYWEVEWSGRGADIGVTYKGISRRGGVKECWLGYNDKSWSLYCCDNRYIACHNNNPTTIDVHSSSPHRVGVYLDWPAGTLSFYRVSSDTLTHLITFTSTFTEPLYPGFRVYDDSFGIWNSSVSLCQ from the exons atgagactcactggggagagagaggaggggggccctgcctctaaaatgagtctctctggggagagagagaaggggggccctgcctctaaaaGGAATGTCTCTGGGGAACATGGCACCAAATCTAAGAG accaatcaagcaggagaggccagcctcccctgttcccagctgtgtgtccatgaagagtgaccggTCTATGGATGCTCTTATATACTTTAGAGAGGGAAACTattctactgaacaaag AAACCAACAGGAGAGATCGGAGTCAGAGATGCTCAGTTGtcagtcttcccagagtcatGAAACAAACCTGGCCtccatattcagt ttgcttGAAGAAAAAATGATGACATTTGTGAAGAACGAGCTGAGGCTGTTCAAGAGGAATCTTTGTCCAGAACTCCCAGAAGGCTTTGAGAGTCAGAAGCAGGATAAGGAAGTGGTGGATGCTGAAGATGAGAagcaggagagcagtgccagagagggggctctgaagatcacactgcacatcctgaggaaaatgaaccagaaggagcttgctgacacactggagaaaa ATGAGCTCGCTGTGATTTGCCAACGTGAACTCAAATCTAatctaaagaagaagtttcaatgtgtatttgagggaatcgctaaacaaggaaacccaacacttctcaataagatctacacagagctctacatcacagagggtggaacaggagaggtcaataatgaacatgagctgagacagattgagacaacaaccaggaaacaagcaagaccagagactgcaatcaaatgtaacgacatcttcacacccttaactggacaagacaaacctatcagaactgtgctgacaaagggagtcgctggcattggaaaaacagtctctgtgcagaagttcattctggactgggctgaaggaaaagcaaatcaggatgtccaatttgtattttcattcccttttcgggagctgaatttgatgaaagaggacaaacaCACTCTAATTGAACTTCTTAATCACttctcaatggaaaccaaagTTTCAAGAATCTCCAACTACAACAAGTAcaaagttctgttcatctttgatggtctggatgagtgccgactgcccctagacttccagaagaacaagatctgttgggacgtcacagagtcaacctcagtggatgttctgctgacaaatctcatcaagggaaatctgcttccctctgctctcctctggataactacccgacctgcagcagccaataagatcccttcagggtgtgttgaccaggtgacagaggtacgagggttcaatgacccacagaaggaggagtacttcaggaagagattcagtgatgaggacctggccagcagaatcatctcacacataaagacatcaaggagcctccacatcatgtgccacattccagtcttctgttggatttctgcaacagtccttgaagacatgctgaaacataagagagaagagatgcccaagactctgactgagatgtacacacaccttgtggtgtttcataccaaacagaagaatgaaaagtatcttgggaaagaagagacaggtccacactggaataaagagagcattctgtcactgggaaaactggcttttcaacagcttgtgaagggcaatctgattttctatgaagaagacctgaaagaggctggcattgatgtcaatgaagcctcagtgtactcaggattgtgcacacagctctttaaagaggaatgtgtgctgtaccaggacaaggtgtactgcttcgtgcatctgagcattcaggagtttctggcttctgtatatgt GAATCTTTCTGTGAGGAAAAGACACAAGCCTAAATGTACAGTCTTCAAGAGTGCTGTGGATAAAGCCTTACAAAGTATGACGGGAAACCTGGAccttttcctccgcttccttctgggcctctcactggagtccaatcagaagcacttacgaggtctactgacaaagacaagaagcagctcacagagccatgaagaaacagtcaagtacatcaagaagaagatcagggagaatccctctccagagaggagcatcaatctgttccactgtctgaatgaactgaatgaccattctctagtggaggagatccAAAGCTACCTGAGATCAGGAAGTCTCTCAGAACCCAACCTGTCACCtgcacagtggtcagctctggtctttgtgttgctgacttcagaaaaggagctggatgtgtttgacctgaagaaatactccagatcagaggaaggtcttctgaagctgctgccagtggtcaaagcctccagagctgctct gctgtcagactgtggagtcacagaggaaggctgtgcttctctggtctcagctctgaagTCAAACCcttcacacctgagagagctggacctgagtaacaatgacctgaaggattcaggagtgaagctgctctctgatGGACTtgggaatccccactgtaaactggagactctgag gctgtcaggctgtctcatcacagaggaaggctgtgcttctctggtctcagctctgaggtcaaacccctcacacctgagagagctggacctgagctacaatcacccaggagactcaggagtcagactgctctctgctggactggaggatccacactgcagactggagaaactcaa tgtggaacatggtggagagaacagaatgaaacctggacttagaaaat atgtctgtgatctcacactggacctaaacacagtaaacagacgcctctctctgtctgaggagaacagaaaggtgacatgtaggacagaggagcagccatatcctgatcacccagagagatttgatGGCTGTggacaggtgctgtgtagagagggtctgactgggcgctgttactgggaggtagagtggagtgggagaggggctgatataggagtgacatataaaggaatcagcaggagaggaggggttaaggAATGTTGGCTTGGATacaatgacaagtcctggagCCTGTACTGCTGTGACAACCGTTACATTGCCTGTCACAATAATAATCCCACTACCATAGACGTCCACTCCTCCAGCCcccacagagtaggagtgtatctggactggccagccggcactctgtccttctacagagtctcctctgacacactgacccacctgatcacattcacctccacattcactgagcccctctatccagggtttagGGTTTATGATGATTCCTTTGGGATTTGGaactcctcagtgtccctgtgccagtga